AACGGGGAACTATTTAGCCAAGGTGCCGTGGCAGAGCTCTGAACCCGCTCACCTGTGCGGGAACAGGAGGGGCCTGGATAACGTCCGGTAGCTGGCTACAGATGCAGGGCTGTTGCTGGGAAAGGCTGTAGTCGCTCCCTGAGTGGAGGGAGTTGGGAAGCTGGCAAACCTGCCTGGGGGAAAGCCAGAtatgtaggaagaagcccagggaaacagcagcaaaaggtAGGATTGTATTGGACTGtggctgcttgttatagggtctctgggctggaacccagtttagagggcaggcctgggttcccctaccagctgccGGGAAGCGGTACAGGGTGTTGGAGGTGCCAGCCAGCCAGTGGGTTTGGAAGGATGGTGAattccccagaaggggaggacattagtgacctggccggagggccaagccacGAAGAGGAGACTGCAGTCCCTGGAGTGAGAGGGGCAGCAGGGCAAGACCGCATGGGAGAAGACATCACCGGAGTGGGAGCACTAATACACagaagacagccagcaggaggtgccatgaGCAGTGAATGGACCCTGTGACATAAgcgtaaaaaaaaatcacaagaatgtTGTGATTATTCCAATCCCAAATCTGACAAGCCCCAAAAATTCAGTGTTACGgtgtcatagattccaaggccagaagggaccattgttatTGACTGTTCTGacttcttgtataacacaggccagagaactgccccacactaattcctagagcagagcttttagaaaaaatccagtgctgatttaaaaatggtcagtgatggaggatccaccacaacccttgggaaATTGCCCCAATGGTTAATAATGCTCACTGTCAAATATGTAGGCTTAacttcctgtctgaatttgtccagcttcaacctCCAGTCATTGGAtcgtgttacacctttctctgctagattgaagagccccttattaaatatttgttcctcatgtaggtacttatactGTGATCAAGTCAACCCACAACCTTctctttaagctaaatagatcgagctccttgagtctatcactataaggcagggtTTCtactcctttaatcattcttgtagctcttctctgaaccctctccaatttattaacatccttcacGAATtgggggcaccagaactggacacaggattccagcagcagtcgcacctgtgccaaatacagaggtataATAATCTCTCTACTGCTACTCAGATTCCCATGTTTAgacatcccaggattgcattagcttttttggccacagcttcacactgggaactcatgtttaGTTGATTATCAACCATgagccccaaatctttttcagagtcactgcttcccaggatagagtcccccatcctgtaagtatggcctacattgtTTGTTAAATTAACCGAGGGCAAAGCTGTGATTATCCCAAGGGCATCACTGAGAGGTGGTTAAGAATTTTCAGTTAAAGCCATTTTTCAGaagaaaactgggttttcaacaaaatacttttttgcaaaaatgtgtctgctttcagtggaaaatcttgaattttcattaaaaaaatggaaCATCCCCAGCGGTGCCCCTGTCATGATGCACTGCTCCCCTCACCAAGACAGGAGATTGTGAGGCCTCATGAGAAATGTAGTCTGACCAGCGAGTCCAGCCAATAGAGGACAGTGGGAGTATGAAACATCTGAACCacaactcccaggaggcaccGCGGTGGCATTTCAGAATTGAACTACTGTATATCATTTTTTTGgcagaaatatttcagtttttgatttttttggtgaatactcaaaattttctgtggaagaaAAGCCATGTTCCAACCAGCTTTAGTATCCATTGCAAACAGCACTGTGTAGACATTTGTATAATTGTCCTTGCCTTTGAAACCCAGTCTCACTGCATCTTTTCCATCACTAACTAGTATGAGTGGACATTTTAGGTCCAGTGTGTCCAGGCCCTGGGTATGGTTAAAGCAGAAAATAAGAGGAGACAGTTGTAAAGAGAACTGAGACACCTTATACTTGTTATTTAATATGGAAACAAACTTAAAAGAACCACCCCCTCGGTTCTTCATCATCCAACTAGTCTTGACCTGATAAACTCTCAGTTCTGTGTTTGCTCGGTAGGGTCTAGCCAGAAGGTCCCTAAATATTTTAAAGCCCGCTTCCCCTTTCTAATGTGTCTTTTCATCCCATTCTGTTTCCTTGCTTGTTTTACCTTCTCGCTAATTAGTTCCAAACAGGGTCCGTGTGGAGATTAACTCAGCTTTATTATACCAGCCCTGGAGCAGGCTCAGGAAAGCTCTGGCAACTCCTTTGGCAAAGTGCGGCAGAACCTGGGGGAGAGAGCATGCTGTTTTCTTTAGCGACCAAAGTGAAGGCCCAGACGCCATCAGCATCACAGAGCCATGGGCTTCTTTTTCTTCAGTGTGCTGCATACAGTTGGTTCAGTTCCCGATTGGTAAAAGGTGCACAATTCACAGATGTCCTTATTCGTGTTCTGGGAATGTCCCAATTTAGTCAATTTTCAGAGCCGCATCTACAGTCACAGGATATGAAGCACCCAACCGTTCACTCCCACTTTGATACAGATCACCACTATACGGTACAATTGATTGATGTTGCGTTTTCAATGGTCAAACATATTATTAACTATTGGAAATCAGAGCAAACACTTCTACATGAAACCGGATGGAGATCACGCATTCTGTACAGGCACAAGGGAAACTCATACCAAATAAGGGCCCAGTCATGCCAATGCTTATCAAGCATAGTACCTACTAATGTCTgcagtcacactgaagtcagtgggactacgtAGGTTAGTACGCAGGCTGCATGGTACTAACTGTGTGCAGCAGTGACCCCAAGAGAGAAATGGGagggtttttatttaatttggcCATTTTAACTTGACGTCGCTATATAGCCAAACTCCGGTTGAAAATGCCTATATGGCCATGTCCTCTATCCAAGACCCCACAGCAGCTGAACCTAAATCTTACAGCAAAGTCTCTGGATTCCACAGTGCTCTGTTGCAGCAGACTAGAAATTTGGTggcagttttatttaaattaagaatGGAGGCTTTACATGATTTTGGTATGAAAATGAACACAACGATCAATACAGCTGCCCTGTTGttagttttgactttttttttcccccctgcaaaaTCAGTTTGTTGGTTTTCAACAAACTCTGCCATTTAGATTACCTGGTTTCACATGCATTTAGCCTCTGATGTGTTTACTTGTCCCAAGAAGCTTGGCTGGATTTTAACACTCCAAACTTTCCTTAATTGGAGGGCATCTCAGAACGCCCTTCTTTGACCagctcactccctgccccaggccaagACATGCACGGCTCAGGATTCCCCAGGCAacccaaatgaaaaaaagatttgccagctaataaaaaggaaaaaagagaatgTAAGTATGCAAATTCACTGATCCTCAAACAGGCCCAGAGTTACCTGGGAACCCTGCTCCGTTCCCTCACCCATCTCAAACCACTCATGACTCAGCTACAATACCCACTTTTGCCTCCTTTCCTGGTCCCCATCACCTTGCATCCCGAACCCCAAACTATCCCTTCCCACAGCATCTCCTCATTGTCTCCTCACCCCACCGCATTCCCAAGAGCAGCACACGAGTGGGAAAGAGCTCCACATGCCCCAAAAGGAGGAGATGCCCTGGATTCCATGCCAGGCCGCGTCTTAGATGGGATGTGGCCTGTAGCTGTTGGTCCATGGTCTTCACAGGTGCCGGGCTCTTagcctgtgtggatcctctggtgTGTAATAAGGTTCGAGCTCCGGCTGAAGCTCCGCCCACAGTGGGCACAGGCGTAGGGCCTCTCGCCTGCGTGGGTCCGCTGATGCTGGAGGAGATTGGACCTTGcactgaagctcttcccgcactggGCGCACTcgtgctgccgctcccccgtgtGGATCTTCTGGTGCTCGCTCAGCTCCGAGCCGcggctgaagcttttcccgcactggGCGCACTGGCGGGGCGCGTCGGCTGCGTGGAGTCTCTGGTGCCTGATGAGGGCGGAGCTCATGGAGAAGCTCCGCCCACACTGGGCGCACTGGTAGGGCCGCTCGCCCGTGTGGATGGTCCAGTGCTGCAGGAGGTGGGAGCTCAggctgaagctcttcccgcacgcGCAGCGGTAGGGCCGCTCGCCCGTGTGCGTCCGCTGGTGCTGCACCAGGTGGGAGCTGACGCTGAAGCTCCGCCCGCACTCGGCGCACACATAGGGCCGCTCCCCCGTGTGGATCCGCTGGTGTCGGACCAGGTGGGAGCTGACCCGGAAGCTCTTTCCGCACTCGGCGCAGTCATAGGGCCGCTCGCCAGTGTGGATCCGTTGGTGCCGCAGGAAGGTGGAGCTCTGGGTGAAGCGTTTCCCGCACTCGGGGCAGGCATAGGGCCGCTcccctgtgtgggttctctgatggaTAGTCAGAGACGAGCTCTtgttgaagcttttcccgcagtcCGCGCACGTGTTTGGTCTCTCCTGGTGGGCGAGGCCATCGCccacctgagcagatttaccccAGCTCTGCGCCAGCGGGTTCTTCCGCCGCCTTTCTGACCTGCACCGAGTCTCATGGGCTCCTCCCCACTCAGGGCTCTGGGATCTCGTGGGTAAAGTCACAGGAGGCTCCACCATCTCAGGGGCTTCATGCAGGGGCTTCTGCTCCTCATTCTCTCTCGGCATCCCATCACCTGCTGGAATGAAAAAGGAATCCAGCCATGATTTGCTCCCTGCACTGGGGACAAAGAGAACCTCAGGAGCAggaagggcagtggggcttgTCATGAATATTAAAAGTCACCAGAACTAAACTCCACAAAACCCTTTCTCTGGGAGGGGGACTTATGGTTCCTCAAAATCCCACCGGAGCCATAGATAAAGGATGGGCCAGGGGAAGGACCCCTGTTTCATATCAGTTTGGACGGGTGGGAAGCCCTGAATGTCTAGGATATGGTTACTGCAGTGAAGGAGGCGGGATGACAGAATGGCGAGGTCTTACAACAGCTTGGATGGAATTCCATGATTCTTCTCCGTTCATTGAGTTTTGGGATTGGTGCAAGCTTACTCCTCACCTGTGTGGGCACAGCTCACAATCACCTCATGGCCTTGCATATCTGGGACCCACAgcttttctccttgttctgtcagggATCACAGCCGGTTTCAGAACGGGCAGTCCTGCTCAGGGGAAAGGAAGTGGGTGAGATCAGGGTTTGTCACATGTTTGCAGAGCATTTGTTACAAAAATGGTGCATGGTTTTTAAATGATGCTTCCTTTCTGATGGCAGATATAGCTCATCTCAACAGAGGGGAAAATGTTCTTGGAGGCTGGTGGCATAGCTAGGAATGGAAAGGTGAGTGGGCAGGCAATGACCGACTCACGCTAGCTCATTTAAGATGACATTGtgacatgggctagctgcccgagTCTAAGCCGACCCCTTGGGGCTGAGTTGGGGAAGAAGCAAGAGAAACTAAACTGGCTGAAGGCAGTATCTagtatttagttggggattgatcctgctttgagcagggggttggactagatgacctcctggggtcccttccaaccctgatagtctatgattctatgatctacccCCGATGCACACACCGCTCTGGGAGTGAAATGTGGGGTGAGATGCAGCTTGTCTCCCTTGAGGCTGAGGAGCTGCCCTGACACCTGCACAGGGAGCAGGAGTCAGCGCTGGGAGGGCTCTGCTTCCAGGGGGTGGCTCTCTATCAGTTGGGGGGGAGTGaccaggctcccagctctgtgGGGAAGGGTGCTCTAGGGGCATGGGTAGGGcaagtccccaccccctgtgggtgggtgggaggaagccATTCCCAGTGGGGTATCAGGCCCCACTCTCCAGTGTGTATGTCACTGTCCAGTCTCTGTCCCGGCCCGGTGTGTAGGGGAGGCCCcaagggagggggggttggagagtgagcctgtcctgcactcaccctgcagaggcagctcctgtcccatggggctgggcctggctccctgccctgtcCTGTTGGCTCTTGCTGCTTGCAGGTCTGGAGCAGCCAGCCGCAACCTCACATGGTGCGTGTGCAGTTGGGggcctccctgctcccttcctggccCTGCTAGATGAGGGGCTTCGCCTGCCGAGCTGGGCAGGAGCGTGGGGTTCCTCAGAAAATGACAAACCAGAGGTGCTGGAGTGCAGTTCAAGTGCTGGAGCGATGCTCCAGCAGGGCTAGAGCCCTGCTCACATTTGGGCAGGCCTGGGTGCTTCGTGGGTGGGCCATAGACTGTAAGAGGGTGGTGGGAGCTCAGAGCCAGCCAACCATATTCCCAGGTACAGCTCTTCTAGGGAGATCCTGTGGTAATACACCCAGGGCAATGGGTGGCTGAGGAGTCAAGCACGGCCCCTAGATGGAGGTTTGTGGAGACCCTGCCTCCAGGCTGAAGGAATGGCGTGAGGCTGGCAGGGCCAGAAGAACTGTATGTTCCCAAGAGTGGCAATATTATTGCAGAACGCCTGGCTACACCAAGTGTGGGACACTGAGGCAAGCGCACTGCATGCCCTGCAACCAGACCATCTGGGAACATCGCCTCTCTGCTGGCAGACGCGTTGTGCTCCCTTGTAGGAAATGTGGAGCCCTCCCACTGAAGGGGACCTGATGACTTAGGCAAAAATCAAGTACGAAGCCTGTTGCTTGTTCATGGGTGCTGGGACTAGAGGTGCgaggggtgctgctgcacaccgtggcttgaagtggtttccactggatttacagtttggtgcaatcactctcagcacccccactatgcaaattgttccagccgCCCTGTGTTCATCTCCACATCTGCAGAGCGACCACGGACAGGCCGGGTGTGGAGAGGACACGGGAATTCTATACAGCTGAGTGACTGCTCAAGCACTACACTCCTGTCCTCACGGAAAGCTCTGAGGACAGGGAAATTACCCTCCTATTTTATTGATCAAGTTCTGGCAGTGTCCTCAGCCTGATGCAAAACGCAGAGGTGAAGTTAAAGAGCTTACAAAGAGGCAGACACAAAGAACGCAAAACCGGGACttgtcagaccaaaggtgcaGCTGGTCAGATAGCCTTCCCGGATGGTGGCCAAACCAGTTGcttcagggaaaaaaacaaaaaaatcagggGGGAAATCCTTGAAGTCATGGGGGCAGGATTTTATCCTGTCTGTAGAAATATTAAATCCTGACCATCGATGAACAAAACGCCATACAACAACAGAATAAAACGAGCCACTGCGGTGACATTGCTCCCCAGGGCAGCATATTCCCTCAGAAGTGTGTTTACTATGAAGAGGAAGGGAACTGGCTTTGATTTTTGTTCCCCCCTCTGGTTAAAAGGAAAGCAAACTGGCCCAAGGATGATGCAGTTGCGAGATCTGGGAGCTCATATCTCGGAGCTCTTATTTCTCCTTCTGCCCCTTTcagtctctctcctttcccagtGGCACTCGCCCTCCAGCTGGCAGGTTGATCCCTGTTACATTTCCAGTGTGATCTCTCTGCCCAGGCTAGGACAATAACAGTGAGTCTGTGCAGTGAGCGGATCTGGGGCTCAGGCAcacagggggcagcagtggggtaggggggaaggagaaggcagTTACAGATACTTTCCTGCCTTCTCTTTCAATTACCTGCAGTTCCTGGCTCAGAAGGTGACTGTAGAATCTGTTTGCTTCCCTGAGACAGTAGTTACAGCCAGGGACGGGGCCCATTTTTGGTCTGCAGTGGCACTTTAAATCATGCCTCTCAGCAGCCAGGGCCCCCTGGACATGGGAGATCAGCAGCTCCTTGCTCTGGGCTCCTGGACAGAAGGGAGCTGGAAAAGGGCCCTTCTCACCCGGGAAGCTCATCCTTAAAATCCCGAGGACAGGCAATGCAGAGGCAGAAAGAGAAGCAGCCTCCTGTCTTTTCCCAACAGCCATCACCCTCTAGTGGCAACAGCTAGGGGAACGCTTGTGAATTTTGCACAGGTGGCGAGCAGAGGCTGTGAGCAGTTCAGCGGAACCCGCTCCCACGGAGCGTATGCCGGGGTAATCAATTATTTGTTggcaaggtccaaatttcttggccaAGGTATAGTCAAGagccagactccagagaaaataatacaaaaataataactaATGAtaagaagtaaataaaaagatttcgaAAGCGTCTGGCaggtagagttgccaactttctaattgcacaaaaccaaacaccctggccccgcctccttccccgccccttccccaaggccccgcccccactcacacCATCCCCCCTCTCTCCGTCGCTCgcttttccccaccctcactcactttcactgggctgggagaaagggatggggtgcgggtgggggtgagggctctggggccggggatgaggggtttggggtgcgggagggggctccgggcaggggattgggatgcaggagcgggtgcagggtgcgggctctgggagggagttagggtacaggaggtggctcagggctggggcaggggatgaggggtttggggtgtgggagggggtgcaggctccggctggggatatgggctgtggggtggggatgaggagtttggggtgcaggaggggtctcagagctggggcagagggttggagtgcagaagggggtgtgggatccaggagggagtctgggtgcaggagggggctcaggattggggtTGGGGAGTTCGGGATGCGGGCTGGCTCCTAGGTGACgctgacctcaggcagctcccgggaagcagtggcatgtctggctcctaggtgggtggcgcttacctcaggtgaaTCCCGGTTGgtagtgcagcagggctaaggcaggctccctgcccgccctggctctgcgtggctcccagaagtggctggcatgtctggctcctaggcagaggagccagggagctctgtgtGATGCCCGTGCCTGCAGGTGCTATCtacacagctcctattggctgcggttcctggccaatgggagctgaggagccagcgctcggggtgggggcagtgtgtggagtcCCCTGGcagcccctgtgcctaggagccacagGATATGCTGCCATTTCTGGGTGCCATGCGGAGCCAGGacagtcagggagcctgccttagccctgctttGCCACTAAGGAATGGccctgccagggtccctttttgaccgggcattctggttgaaaactgccctactggcagtctggatttggcccacggtctgccTATTGATTCCCCCAGCATATGCTATGCTCATAGGTACTGAAACATGCGTGTCTGTCTGGAGGACAGAGCGGAGAACCCAGGGGAAATTCCTCCTAACTCCCaatagttagaggttggcttatgccagggttggccaaacttactgaccctctgagctgcatacaataatcttcagaaatTCGAGAGCCAGGTGTGCCTGCCAGGCTCGGGGCTTCTCCGTgctgcagggtggtggggctagggacttctgccctgtggggtggggaggtcttGGGGTTTCAGTCCTGCAGGAGGTGCCTGCAGGGACTCAGGGCTCCTGCTGAaggagaagccctgagctccctccccaccccagtctggtAAGCGGAGAattggggagaggggtgtggaggGCTCcgtgagccacactttaactgtaaaagagctgagATTTTGCCACCCCTgacttatgtcctgaagcatgagggtttgtaTAATTTCCAAGACTCCTGGTTTTAGGGGTTATTATTTTGTTACTACATCACAAGATATTCTTGTTACACATATAACAATCCTTCTCTAAATTCTGCAGAGCTATCTATTTTTACACCCCCACTAACatggtatctgagtacctcacaacCTTTAAAGTATTTATACTCTTTGAGGTAGGGGAGTGCTACTATTCTCATTTCACATGTGGGGAGCTGAGGCGCAGGGAGATTATGacctgccccaggtcacacaagaagtttgtggcagagcagggaactgggaattgaatccagatcttccAAGTCCTAGGCTACAGCCTTAGCCACTGGCCATCCTTCCTTCtctagtttttttaaaacttctataACAtgttgtggcaatgagttccacaggctaattattCATTCTCTATAAAAGTAGTTCCTTTTGTCAGTTTTGAACTGACCACCTGTCAATTTCCTTGATTGTCCCCATGTTCTTGTATTATTGTGTACCTTCTCTAGAACATTCATTACTTTTTATATAGTGTTTTCTCTTGGTTTCTCATGTCCTTGTTTAGAAGATGGGGATCAGCTTCCATTGTTAGGCACTAGCCattgtttgtttctcttccttttgcTGCTGGGTCAGGGTGTTGCTGCTCTTGAAATTCAGGATGTGGAGATGTTTGGGGACTTTACAAtctagtttaaataaaaaaaactcattAAAAACTTTTGAAATCTAGCTTGTTACTCTGTTTCCTTGCCCCCCCAACCTCCGTTCTCTAGCTCCAGGAGAGAGGCTGGGTTATTTGTCCCTTATTCAGTCCCCCGGAGGGGCAGGCTACAAGAAAACAATTCCTAATGATGAGGAGACTTTGGCCACGTGGAATAGTCTCCCCCTCAAGAGAAGGAGCAGTAGCCTCCATCACTAGGGACATTGAAAATCTAGGTAAAATTGGATAAAGCCCTGGAAAATAGGCTATTGACAATTCTACACAGCCCCCCCAGGAGATGGGAGAGAGGGCCTGAGAGA
This region of Natator depressus isolate rNatDep1 chromosome 16, rNatDep2.hap1, whole genome shotgun sequence genomic DNA includes:
- the LOC142000069 gene encoding uncharacterized protein LOC142000069: MQGHEVIVSCAHTAGDGMPRENEEQKPLHEAPEMVEPPVTLPTRSQSPEWGGAHETRCRSERRRKNPLAQSWGKSAQVGDGLAHQERPNTCADCGKSFNKSSSLTIHQRTHTGERPYACPECGKRFTQSSTFLRHQRIHTGERPYDCAECGKSFRVSSHLVRHQRIHTGERPYVCAECGRSFSVSSHLVQHQRTHTGERPYRCACGKSFSLSSHLLQHWTIHTGERPYQCAQCGRSFSMSSALIRHQRLHAADAPRQCAQCGKSFSRGSELSEHQKIHTGERQHECAQCGKSFSARSNLLQHQRTHAGERPYACAHCGRSFSRSSNLITHQRIHTG